A genomic window from Luteolibacter sp. LG18 includes:
- a CDS encoding biopolymer transporter ExbD: MIDVLLVLLIFFMSITSAQVLKVDKKLTLPVSPHAKALDPEMSKHDLPVNVRWISNKATIVVDEKEYDDNAALVEYIQKKKEVDPKLRVLIRGDHGLPASEVQKAMGILGEAGISDIAFAASNK; encoded by the coding sequence ATGATCGACGTGTTGCTGGTGTTGCTCATTTTCTTCATGAGCATCACCTCGGCCCAGGTGTTGAAGGTGGACAAGAAGCTCACGCTTCCGGTCTCCCCGCATGCCAAAGCCTTGGATCCGGAGATGTCCAAGCACGACCTTCCGGTCAACGTGCGCTGGATCAGCAACAAAGCGACGATCGTAGTCGACGAGAAGGAATACGACGACAACGCCGCGTTGGTGGAATACATCCAGAAGAAGAAGGAGGTGGACCCCAAGCTCCGCGTCCTGATCCGTGGCGACCACGGCCTTCCGGCCAGCGAGGTCCAGAAGGCCATGGGCATTCTGGGTGAAGCGGGAATTTCCGATATCGCCTTCGCGGCGTCCAACAAGTAA
- a CDS encoding biopolymer transporter ExbD — protein MKRRKHKASGETNLGFQIAPMIDVVFVIMLYFMVMAGAVQKENSHNTKLPGTETRDDVAEETPDEIAVRIEEDGQVYLNDDPLDAPGNAPLKELLFNLAQLKSSSDAAKSKVLVTIYAADSAQYQRVIDVLDVLGQVSIENVTFQAGAE, from the coding sequence ATGAAGAGGCGCAAACACAAGGCATCCGGCGAGACGAACCTGGGTTTCCAGATCGCTCCGATGATCGACGTCGTGTTCGTCATCATGCTTTACTTCATGGTGATGGCGGGCGCGGTGCAGAAGGAGAATTCCCACAACACCAAGCTTCCGGGTACGGAAACCCGGGACGACGTGGCGGAGGAGACTCCGGATGAGATCGCGGTCCGCATCGAGGAGGACGGTCAGGTTTACCTGAACGACGACCCGCTGGATGCCCCGGGCAATGCCCCGCTCAAGGAGTTGCTCTTCAACCTAGCGCAGCTCAAGTCGAGCAGCGACGCCGCCAAGTCGAAGGTGCTCGTCACCATCTACGCGGCGGACTCGGCACAGTACCAGCGCGTGATCGACGTGCTGGACGTGCTTGGCCAGGTCAGCATTGAGAACGTGACGTTCCAGGCGGGCGCGGAATAA